Proteins encoded in a region of the Zea mays cultivar B73 chromosome 2, Zm-B73-REFERENCE-NAM-5.0, whole genome shotgun sequence genome:
- the LOC100217183 gene encoding (+)-neomenthol dehydrogenase produces MSTSSQCTLMEGAISLPRNTRIAVVTGANRGIGLEVCRQLAGNGVTVVLTAVDEELGAKAVGNLQGLALSDVLSHQLDITDASSIARLANFLKARFGKLDILVNNAAVAGVVYSQDHLDDLEPREEKFNLMDRDQRLEWLWRNCRETYHAAKECLQTNYYGTKHVIEALLPLLKASDDGRIVNISSDFGLLRHFRNEDLKQVLNDVGNLTEERLDELLDQFLRDFKVGTAEARGWPVAFAAYKVSKAAVNAYSRMLAAKQPALRVNCAHPGYVKTDITLHSGLLAPEEGASNVVKVALLPDGGVTGAFFEEGNELASFV; encoded by the exons AATTGCCGTGGTTACCGGCGCGAACAGAGGTATCGGGCTAGAGGTGTGCCGGCAGCTGGCTGGCAATGGCGTCACCGTCGTCTTGACAGCAGTGGACGAGGAGCTAGGCGCGAAAGCCGTCGGCAATCTCCAAGGGCTAGCTCTCTCCGATGTTCTTTCTCACCAGCTGGATATCACGGATGCTTCCAGCATCGCTCGGTTGGCCAACTTCTTGAAGGCCCGATTCGGGAAGTTGGATATCCTG GTCAATAATGCTGCGGTTGCTGGGGTCGTGTACTCTCAAGATCATTTGGATGATCTAGAACCGAGAGAGGAAAAG TTCAATCTCATGGATAGGGATCAGAGGCTTGAATGGCTGTGGAGGAACTGCCGGGAGACCTACCATGCTGCAAAGGAATGCCTGCAGACAAACTACTACGGCACAAAGCATGTGATCGAAGCCTTGCTGCCTCTGCTGAAAGCCTCCGATGATGGAAGAATCGTCAATATATCCTCCGACTTTGGGTTGTTAAGG CATTTCAGAAACGAGGATCTGAAGCAAGTGCTGAACGACGTCGGCAACCTCACCGAGGAGCGGCTGGACGAACTGCTGGACCAGTTCCTGAGAGACTTCAAGGTCGGCACGGCAGAAGCGCGCGGGTGGCCAGTGGCGTTCGCGGCGTACAAGGTGAGCAAGGCGGCCGTGAACGCGTACTCGAGGATGCTGGCGGCGAAGCAGCCCGCGCTGCGCGTTAACTGCGCGCATCCCGGCTACGTCAAGACTGACATAACCTTACACTCGGGGCTCCTGGCGCCGGAGGAGGGCGCGAGTAATGTGGTGAAGGTGGCGCTGCTGCCGGACGGCGGGGTGACCGGCGCCTTCTTTGAGGAGGGCAATGAGCTGGCCTCCTTCGTGTGA
- the LOC100217183 gene encoding (+)-neomenthol dehydrogenase isoform X1, translating into MSTSSQCTLMEGAISLPRNTSRIAVVTGANRGIGLEVCRQLAGNGVTVVLTAVDEELGAKAVGNLQGLALSDVLSHQLDITDASSIARLANFLKARFGKLDILVNNAAVAGVVYSQDHLDDLEPREEKFNLMDRDQRLEWLWRNCRETYHAAKECLQTNYYGTKHVIEALLPLLKASDDGRIVNISSDFGLLRHFRNEDLKQVLNDVGNLTEERLDELLDQFLRDFKVGTAEARGWPVAFAAYKVSKAAVNAYSRMLAAKQPALRVNCAHPGYVKTDITLHSGLLAPEEGASNVVKVALLPDGGVTGAFFEEGNELASFV; encoded by the exons CAGAATTGCCGTGGTTACCGGCGCGAACAGAGGTATCGGGCTAGAGGTGTGCCGGCAGCTGGCTGGCAATGGCGTCACCGTCGTCTTGACAGCAGTGGACGAGGAGCTAGGCGCGAAAGCCGTCGGCAATCTCCAAGGGCTAGCTCTCTCCGATGTTCTTTCTCACCAGCTGGATATCACGGATGCTTCCAGCATCGCTCGGTTGGCCAACTTCTTGAAGGCCCGATTCGGGAAGTTGGATATCCTG GTCAATAATGCTGCGGTTGCTGGGGTCGTGTACTCTCAAGATCATTTGGATGATCTAGAACCGAGAGAGGAAAAG TTCAATCTCATGGATAGGGATCAGAGGCTTGAATGGCTGTGGAGGAACTGCCGGGAGACCTACCATGCTGCAAAGGAATGCCTGCAGACAAACTACTACGGCACAAAGCATGTGATCGAAGCCTTGCTGCCTCTGCTGAAAGCCTCCGATGATGGAAGAATCGTCAATATATCCTCCGACTTTGGGTTGTTAAGG CATTTCAGAAACGAGGATCTGAAGCAAGTGCTGAACGACGTCGGCAACCTCACCGAGGAGCGGCTGGACGAACTGCTGGACCAGTTCCTGAGAGACTTCAAGGTCGGCACGGCAGAAGCGCGCGGGTGGCCAGTGGCGTTCGCGGCGTACAAGGTGAGCAAGGCGGCCGTGAACGCGTACTCGAGGATGCTGGCGGCGAAGCAGCCCGCGCTGCGCGTTAACTGCGCGCATCCCGGCTACGTCAAGACTGACATAACCTTACACTCGGGGCTCCTGGCGCCGGAGGAGGGCGCGAGTAATGTGGTGAAGGTGGCGCTGCTGCCGGACGGCGGGGTGACCGGCGCCTTCTTTGAGGAGGGCAATGAGCTGGCCTCCTTCGTGTGA